The following nucleotide sequence is from Roseivirga sp. BDSF3-8.
CTGATCCATATTTTTGATATGGATGTGCTGCTCACGGCCATTATTGCGGGTAACGAGCTTGCCTATAGCGGGGTGCAAAAAGGCGGTGGTAAGACTGCAAATGCCATTAAAATCCAATACAATATCCTCACAAGGCGCGGTAGACGACGCTACCTCCTCATATACCTTCATGCCTTTGCTATGCAGAATAGCATTACGTGAACTGATGATATCGAGAATAGTGAACGTTTTCATGGCTTTGCTAATTTAGTTCGCAAATCTAATAGAATATGATGAATAATTCGCGGTTTTCCTAACTTAATAACGAAAAACAAGATGAACTGTTGTGCCGGGAAACTCATGCTCAAGATGATATGTAGTCTTTCCTTTCTCCGGACAGTACTTCCAATAACAGTCCCCGGAAACAATATGAAGTTCTCCCATATGGTTCATACACTCGCTTAAAATAGTCGATAAGCCCAGGCCCCCTTTGGCTTCTGTCTTAGTAGAATTGCCCTGAAGAGCCCATTCTATAGCCTGAAGAGATGTACTAATATTATTATCAAAATTACTAACATTATTAAGAAAGCCAATACCTACATCACATAAAGTGAATACAAATTTCTTTTTGCCGGGAAAATACTGTCCGCAGGTGTAAATCGGTTCGGTAGTCTCGGCGTGCAGGGCCACATTAGAAAATATCTCCTGGTAGCGGC
It contains:
- a CDS encoding STAS-like domain-containing protein, with the protein product MKTFTILDIISSRNAILHSKGMKVYEEVASSTAPCEDIVLDFNGICSLTTAFLHPAIGKLVTRNNGREQHIHIKNMDQEDIDTLVAEVIERAKSPEKRRIASEQVASLFED